Within the Deltaproteobacteria bacterium genome, the region GCCCCACTCCCACCCCTCCGGAATCTCGCCGAGTTCGGAGTCGACGAGGCGGGCGGGGAAGAGGTCGGCGAGGGGCTTGGGGAGGCCGGGGTCGCGCCCTTGGGCCTTGGCGCGGACTGGGTCGAAGTCCACGAACCACGACTTGAAGAGTGCCCGCGCCATCGCCTCCAGCGTCTCGCTCATCCGCCGGTTCAGCGCGATCTTGTCGTCCAGCGTGCCGAGGATGTGGGCGATGGCGCGTTGTTCCACTGGTTCGGGAACCGCAGCGGGAATCCGACTCAGGATGTCCTGATTCAGCAGTGGTTGCCCGGAGCCGGCACGCCAGTTGTTCAGGCTGAGCGTTCCAAGCAGGTAGAACAAGAACCGCGAATCGTTGTCATCGAGCGCTGTTGCGCGAATCGCGTTATCCGTTACCCAGCAGCGCTCCTTGCTGAGGTAAAGGGAGCCGCAGTAGCTGCCTACGCGCCCGATCACGATCGAACCCGCATCTGAATTGGGTGCGGCGGCACGCCCGATCACGCCGTTTGAGCCGTAGACCGGATAGGGCAGGCCGTCTGCTCGCTCTGGACTTGAGCGGCCATTCGCGAACGACAGCAAGCGTCCGAGCGTCGTCTCAGCCCACTTACCCGCCATACCCGAGCTCCTTCAGGTTGGCGGCGATGGCGGCATCCAGCTTCGCAGCCTCGGCCTGCTGCTCGCGCAGCGTCGCGACGAGCCGCTTCATCTTCTCCTCGAACTGCTCGCCATCGTCCTCCTGCGCCTCGGCGCCGACGTAGCGGCCGGGCGTGAGCACGTGGCCGTGCTTGCGCACCTCGTCGAGCGCCGCGCTCTTGCAGTAGCCGGGCACGTCGGCGTACTCGCCCGCCTCCTGCTCGCCGCGCCAGGCGTGGTAGGTCGCGGCGATGCGCGCGACGTCCTCGTCGGTCAGCTCGCGGTGGGTGCGGTCCACCATGCGGCCGAGCTTGCGGGCGTCGATGAAGAGCAATTGGCTGCGACGATCGCGGAACTTGCCGTTCCTGCGGTCGCGCGCGAGGAACCACAGGCACGCGGGGATCTGCGTCGAGTAGAAGAGCTGGCCCGGCAGCGCCACCATGCAGTCCACGAGGCCGGCTTCGATCAGGG harbors:
- a CDS encoding restriction endonuclease subunit S, with the protein product MAGKWAETTLGRLLSFANGRSSPERADGLPYPVYGSNGVIGRAAAPNSDAGSIVIGRVGSYCGSLYLSKERCWVTDNAIRATALDDNDSRFLFYLLGTLSLNNWRAGSGQPLLNQDILSRIPAAVPEPVEQRAIAHILGTLDDKIALNRRMSETLEAMARALFKSWFVDFDPVRAKAQGRDPGLPKPLADLFPARLVDSELGEIPEGWEWGTFDAVVELRRETENPLESPDVAFRHFSIPAYDEGQWPKHEVGESIKSLKARVPAGVVLLSKLNPEIERVWLVDVQPGDRAICSTEFLVLVPRPPHGRSHVYCLARSQSFRQELEGLVTGTSKSHQRAQAAAILGLAVVRPPESLLRRFEQAAEPLLARTLECRRESRTLAALRDALLPKLISGEIRIGDAEKFIGRAV